The proteins below are encoded in one region of Xenopus laevis strain J_2021 chromosome 8L, Xenopus_laevis_v10.1, whole genome shotgun sequence:
- the LOC108699136 gene encoding coagulation factor XIII B chain, with product MGPVGVLLLILCCIAAGAQSSEKTCEKPKLQHGRVPFWYWSDRPINTAITYHCYIDYIPVNKVEDSSYGTATCTENGWDPEPKCLKPCAISNKVMEENSIRLVFEYLWWFTPKIKHGDSTSFKCLHGYGISNSSLLDVKCNDGVIHYPKCTKLVGCRPPPKVPHGETEQYYRCYEHNSAVTYKCHQNYTLVGEKQISCRNGQWEEPPVCKGPCTLSEEVMEANGIRLDKPLWWRCSPVKHGYIVSFNCAKAYEISNSSLLRTKCNDGVVSYPKCLKQQSCGSPPVVPHAKTVQGQMESYEHGSVVRYVCARYYKLEGKENVTCRNGTWDDPPACREPCMITGKDMDKNNINRIWPTPFKQYVNDGEFVLFFCLEGYDISNKDLLLVWCEQGTMEYPKCTEMEEGTTQLPYDWNMLENLVKEKMKTQKSYS from the exons ATGGGTCCTGTTGGGGTTTTGCTGTTGATTCTGTGCTGTATTGCAGCTGGAGCTCAGTCATCAG aaAAAACCTGCGAAAAGCCCAAGCTGCAACATGGAAGAGTTCCTTTTTGGTATTGGTCGGACCGTCCTATAAATACAGCCATTACTTATCACTGTTATATAGATTACATTCCGGTGAATAAAGTGGAAGACAGCAGTTATGGCACAGCCACATGTACTGAAAATGGCTGGGACCCTGAACCAAAGTGTTTGA AGCCGTGCGCTATTTCCAACAAAGTCATGGAAGAAAACAGTATCAGATTGGTCTTTGAATACTTGTGGTGGTTCACTCCCAAAATAAAACATGGAGACAGCACTTCGTTTAAGTGTTTACATGGATATGGAATATCTAACTCAAGCCTGTTGGATGTGAAGTGCAATGATGGCGTTATCCATTACCCTAAATGCACCAAACTAG tTGGCTGTCGGCCTCCACCAAAAGTGCCACATGGAGAAACAGAGCAATATTACCGGTGCTATGAACATAACTCGGCTGTGACATATAAGTGCCACCAAAACTATACCCTTGTAGGGGAGAAACAAATTTCATGTAGAAATGGGCAATGGGAAGAACCTCCAGTCTGTAAAG GGCCGTGCACTCTTTCCGAGGAAGTCATGGAAGCAAATGGTATCAGATTAGACAAACCTTTGTGGTGGAGATGTTCCCCAGTAAAGCATGGATATATTGTTTCATTTAATTGTGCAAAGGCGTATGAAATATCTAATTCAAGTCTGCTGAGAACAAAGTGCAATGATGGAGTTGTCTCTTACCCTAAGTGCCTCAAACAAC AGAGCTGTGGGTCTCCGCCAGTAGTGCCACATGCAAAAACAGTACAAGGCCAAATGGAATCATATGAACACGGCTCGGTGGTGAGATATGTGTGTGCAAGATATTATAAATTGGAAGGAAAAGAAAATGTTACGTGTAGAAATGGAACATGGGATGACCCACCAGCCTGCAGAG AACCCTGCATGATCACCGGCAAAGACATGGACAAAAACAATATCAACCGGATATGGCCAACGCCTTTTAAACAATACGTTAATGATggagaatttgttttatttttttgcttagaAGGATATGATATATCTAATAAAGATCTACTTCTTGTATGGTGTGAGCAAGGTACAATGGAGTATCCCAAATGCACTGAAATGG AGGAAGGAACAACTCAATTGCCCTACGACTGGAACATGTTAGAAAACCTCGTAAAAGAAAAGATGAAAACACAGAAGTCATACAGCTAA